A single window of Acidobacteriota bacterium DNA harbors:
- a CDS encoding HNH endonuclease, with the protein MNGRVLVLNSTYEPINVCTTRRAIVLILKGLARTEERHEKLYHSARNSLHVPSVIRLTDYKHIPFERKSLSRKNILLRDHYTCQYCSKVFNPVDLTLDHVIPRSKGGSSNWDNLVACCKRCNNRKGNKLPDEVGMKLLKRPQSFSLHVNRQIMRYLGRTDENWRKYLFY; encoded by the coding sequence ATGAATGGCAGAGTCCTGGTTCTAAATTCGACCTACGAACCGATCAATGTCTGCACTACGCGCCGCGCGATTGTGCTGATCCTGAAAGGATTGGCGCGGACAGAAGAGCGTCACGAAAAGCTGTATCACTCAGCACGGAATTCGCTCCATGTGCCATCAGTCATTCGATTGACCGATTACAAACACATCCCTTTCGAGCGTAAAAGCCTTTCGCGCAAAAACATACTGCTTCGCGACCATTATACCTGCCAGTACTGCAGCAAGGTGTTCAATCCGGTTGATCTGACGCTGGATCACGTAATTCCGCGTTCAAAAGGCGGTTCATCCAACTGGGATAATCTGGTGGCTTGCTGCAAACGCTGCAACAACCGCAAAGGCAACAAGCTGCCGGATGAAGTCGGAATGAAGTTGTTGAAACGTCCACAATCCTTCAGTCTGCACGTCAATCGGCAAATCATGCGCTATCTGGGACGGACAGATGAAAATTGGCGGAAGTATTTGTTTTACTGA
- a CDS encoding DUF962 domain-containing protein has product MNQSNSETRLGSFGEFWPYYVREHSHPVNRVLHFIGSSLGLVWLVAVFLNTSWWYAPLSLVIGYGFAWFGHFFIERNKPATFKYPLWSLRADWKMWGLMLIGRMKPEIIRAAVERT; this is encoded by the coding sequence ATGAATCAATCGAATTCCGAAACTCGTTTGGGTAGCTTTGGTGAATTCTGGCCGTATTACGTCCGCGAACATTCCCATCCTGTAAACCGCGTTTTGCATTTCATCGGCAGTTCACTCGGGCTTGTATGGCTTGTGGCAGTTTTTCTCAACACAAGTTGGTGGTACGCACCGTTAAGTTTGGTTATCGGATATGGGTTTGCGTGGTTTGGCCACTTTTTCATCGAACGAAACAAACCGGCGACTTTCAAATACCCACTTTGGTCGCTTCGCGCCGATTGGAAAATGTGGGGGTTAATGTTGATTGGCCGGATGAAACCCGAAATCATCCGCGCCGCCGTTGAGCGCACTTGA
- the trmD gene encoding tRNA (guanosine(37)-N1)-methyltransferase TrmD — protein sequence MRFDLLTIFPEFFTGPFDHGIIRRARQQNQVKIHVHDLRSFTDDKHHVVDDRPFGGGDGMVLKPEPIFRAVETLLAEKEPEPLPGDESKRTAIVLMSPQGRVFCQAEAEKLARECSRMILLCGRYEGVDERVIQHLVTDEISIGDYILTGGEIPAMVVVDAVIRLLPNVLGSETSAVYDSFSAQSKGLLDYPHYTRPAEFRGWQVPEVLISGHHGEVAKWRRRAALLKTLERRPELLSNAELSNEERKWLAEVSNEIEKPEI from the coding sequence ATGCGTTTTGACCTGCTGACTATTTTCCCGGAGTTTTTCACCGGGCCATTTGATCACGGCATTATTCGCCGTGCGCGTCAGCAGAACCAGGTCAAAATTCACGTTCATGATCTTCGCTCTTTTACAGACGACAAACATCACGTTGTGGACGATCGTCCTTTCGGCGGTGGTGACGGAATGGTTCTGAAACCGGAGCCGATTTTTCGCGCAGTGGAAACTCTGCTTGCCGAAAAGGAGCCGGAACCGCTTCCCGGCGATGAATCAAAGCGAACGGCAATTGTTCTGATGTCTCCGCAAGGCAGGGTGTTCTGCCAGGCGGAAGCCGAAAAACTTGCTCGCGAATGTTCGCGAATGATTTTGCTCTGCGGGCGATACGAAGGCGTTGATGAACGCGTGATTCAACATCTGGTGACGGATGAAATTTCCATCGGAGATTACATTCTGACCGGAGGCGAGATTCCGGCGATGGTGGTGGTAGACGCGGTGATCCGGTTGCTGCCGAACGTTTTGGGCAGCGAAACGTCTGCGGTTTACGATTCGTTCAGCGCGCAAAGTAAGGGCTTGCTGGATTATCCGCACTACACCCGCCCGGCTGAGTTTCGCGGCTGGCAAGTGCCGGAAGTATTGATCAGCGGCCACCATGGTGAGGTGGCCAAATGGCGACGACGAGCTGCGCTGCTGAAAACCCTGGAGCGGCGTCCTGAATTGCTCAGCAATGCTGAGCTAAGCAACGAAGAGCGAAAATGGCTGGCCGAAGTCAGCAACGAAATTGAGAAACCTGAAATTTGA
- the rimM gene encoding 16S rRNA processing protein RimM, translating to MPDSSEELISVARIARPQGIRGEVIADLLTDFPDRFSKLDSVLVKKSNGELIRLQLETARPHKGRIVLKFAGYDDMNAAEGLRDARVLITADQLVKLPADNYYEFDLIGCEIVTTNGQTIGKVTAVQSFGAAPLLVVNDTKREHLIPLASGICVEIDTTQKRIVVDPPEGLLDL from the coding sequence TTGCCCGATTCTTCCGAAGAACTGATCAGCGTCGCACGCATCGCCCGTCCGCAAGGAATTCGCGGCGAAGTCATTGCCGATTTACTGACGGATTTTCCTGACCGATTTTCCAAACTTGATTCTGTGTTGGTCAAAAAGTCCAATGGCGAATTGATCCGGTTACAACTGGAAACGGCCAGACCGCACAAGGGCCGAATCGTTCTGAAGTTTGCGGGTTATGACGATATGAATGCCGCTGAAGGCTTGCGCGACGCCCGCGTTCTGATTACCGCCGACCAATTGGTCAAATTGCCTGCGGACAATTACTACGAATTTGACCTCATTGGTTGTGAAATCGTGACAACCAACGGGCAAACGATAGGCAAGGTGACCGCCGTCCAGAGTTTCGGAGCGGCCCCGTTGCTGGTGGTAAACGACACAAAGCGCGAACATTTGATCCCGCTCGCTTCCGGCATTTGCGTTGAAATTGATACAACACAAAAGCGAATCGTTGTTGATCCGCCGGAAGGGCTTTTGGATTTGTGA
- a CDS encoding 2OG-Fe(II) oxygenase — protein sequence MSRFSEAANDIAHRGWSVINDFLPPETVTALRAEAEQLWQQSDFRKAGTGRLGGYAIRPDVRSDHIHWLDEQSPTKAQTLYRAAIEELQQDLNRDLFLSLFTYEAHFAVYPVGAFYQKHLDRFSNSDERTISTTFYLNENWRKEYGGQLRLYLPNDFVDVLPTAGTCVLFRSDSFLHEVLPATEMRFSLTGWFRRRSLKLA from the coding sequence ATGAGCCGATTTAGTGAAGCCGCAAACGACATCGCTCACCGTGGCTGGTCGGTGATCAACGATTTTTTGCCGCCTGAAACCGTCACCGCTTTACGCGCCGAAGCGGAACAGCTTTGGCAACAAAGCGACTTTCGCAAAGCAGGAACAGGGCGGTTAGGCGGATACGCCATTCGCCCGGACGTACGAAGCGATCACATTCACTGGCTGGATGAGCAATCGCCGACCAAGGCGCAAACGCTTTACCGGGCGGCGATTGAAGAATTGCAGCAGGATTTGAACCGCGATTTGTTTCTCAGCCTGTTCACGTACGAAGCGCATTTTGCTGTTTATCCGGTGGGAGCGTTTTATCAAAAACACCTCGACCGATTCAGCAACTCCGACGAACGAACGATTTCCACTACATTTTATTTGAACGAAAATTGGCGGAAAGAATATGGCGGGCAACTGCGACTGTATTTGCCGAACGATTTTGTGGATGTACTGCCGACCGCCGGAACGTGCGTGCTGTTTCGCAGCGATTCGTTCCTTCACGAGGTGCTGCCCGCGACAGAAATGCGATTCAGCTTAACAGGATGGTTTCGGCGACGGTCGCTGAAATTGGCTTGA
- a CDS encoding DedA family protein produces the protein MELLKHFIDLVLHLDKHLVELVSQYQSWTYGILFLIIFCETGLVVTPFLPGDSLLFAVGAVASKGDLNVFLVVVLLTLAAVIGDSVNYWIGRIVGPRVFSSEKSRWFNRRHLERTHAFYERYGGKTLIFARFMPIIRTFAPFVAGIGKMTYLRFLTYSVSGGILWISLLTYAGYFFGEIPIVKRNFSLVIVAVIAISLMPAAIEFLRARRANAQVS, from the coding sequence ATGGAACTTCTAAAACACTTTATTGACCTCGTCCTGCACTTAGATAAACACTTGGTCGAACTCGTCAGCCAATATCAGTCCTGGACTTATGGCATTTTGTTTTTGATCATTTTCTGCGAAACGGGATTGGTGGTCACGCCGTTTTTGCCCGGCGATTCACTGCTGTTTGCCGTGGGTGCCGTCGCCTCAAAAGGTGATTTGAATGTTTTTTTGGTGGTTGTATTGCTGACGCTGGCTGCGGTCATCGGCGATTCAGTGAATTATTGGATTGGCAGAATCGTTGGTCCGCGCGTGTTTTCCAGCGAAAAATCGCGCTGGTTCAATCGCCGCCACCTGGAACGCACACACGCCTTCTATGAAAGATATGGCGGCAAAACGCTGATTTTTGCCCGCTTTATGCCCATCATCCGCACTTTTGCGCCTTTCGTCGCAGGCATCGGCAAAATGACTTATCTTCGGTTTCTGACCTACAGTGTATCGGGAGGCATTCTTTGGATTTCGCTGCTCACCTACGCGGGCTATTTTTTCGGCGAGATTCCAATCGTCAAACGGAATTTTTCTCTGGTGATTGTCGCGGTAATTGCAATCTCTTTGATGCCAGCGGCGATTGAATTTCTGAGAGCCAGAAGAGCCAATGCTCAAGTGAGCTGA
- the rpsP gene encoding 30S ribosomal protein S16, whose product MLAIRLTRQGAKKKPFYRVIVAEKRSKRDGRFIEIVGYYNPCREPVELKLNHDRISYWMKCGAQPSETVRSLIRKSELQQPASSEVGN is encoded by the coding sequence TTGTTAGCAATCAGACTGACAAGACAAGGCGCGAAGAAAAAACCGTTTTATCGCGTAATCGTGGCGGAAAAGCGCAGCAAGCGCGATGGCCGTTTTATTGAAATCGTCGGCTACTACAATCCCTGCCGCGAACCAGTGGAACTGAAGCTCAATCACGATCGCATCAGCTACTGGATGAAATGTGGCGCACAGCCCAGTGAAACGGTTCGCAGCTTGATTCGCAAGAGTGAATTACAACAACCCGCCAGCAGCGAAGTTGGCAACTAA
- a CDS encoding KH domain-containing protein, with amino-acid sequence MKELVELIAQALVDNPDDVKVKEIEGHQATVLELRVGEGDLGKVIGKQGRTARAIRTVLNASGTKLKKRFVLEILE; translated from the coding sequence ATGAAGGAATTGGTTGAATTGATCGCCCAGGCATTGGTGGATAACCCTGACGATGTCAAAGTCAAGGAAATCGAAGGCCATCAGGCAACGGTGCTTGAATTGCGCGTGGGCGAAGGCGATTTAGGCAAAGTCATTGGCAAACAAGGCCGCACTGCCCGTGCAATTCGCACGGTGCTCAATGCTTCTGGCACAAAGTTGAAGAAACGGTTTGTGCTGGAGATTCTGGAATAA
- a CDS encoding sugar phosphate isomerase/epimerase produces MKHSMHNWMRPEPIETTLERLHRFGYDSIEISGEPDRYDWEKVRGLMDKYEIECWGGVTLMFEGRDLIHPDRYVRVGTIAYIKDCIRMVKALRGQMFCIVPSVVGKVKPLASAAEEWKWAVESLKEVAAFAEDNGIKTGVEPLNRFETYFIKRHDQALRLVEEVGYDMRVVLDAFHINIEEEDWRQAIRNVGSQLLDFHVADNNRKPCGQGRYDWAEVVGILKEINYQGPMTAEFVLQMDRTPLANAGKGISEIEASAADLKFIQEHGSGLVSAAEYDACVEANIKHLKSVGA; encoded by the coding sequence ATGAAGCATTCGATGCACAATTGGATGAGACCCGAACCCATTGAAACCACGCTGGAGCGATTACACCGGTTTGGGTACGACAGCATTGAAATTAGCGGCGAGCCGGATCGGTACGATTGGGAAAAAGTGCGCGGTTTGATGGACAAATACGAAATCGAATGCTGGGGCGGCGTGACGTTGATGTTTGAAGGCCGCGATTTGATTCATCCTGACCGATACGTTCGCGTCGGCACGATTGCTTACATTAAAGATTGTATTCGGATGGTCAAAGCCTTGCGCGGACAGATGTTTTGCATTGTTCCCTCGGTCGTTGGCAAGGTGAAACCCCTGGCTTCGGCAGCCGAAGAATGGAAATGGGCCGTGGAAAGTTTGAAAGAAGTCGCCGCCTTTGCCGAAGACAACGGGATCAAAACCGGCGTCGAACCGCTCAATCGGTTTGAAACTTATTTCATCAAACGCCACGACCAGGCGCTGCGATTGGTGGAAGAGGTCGGTTACGACATGCGCGTCGTGCTCGATGCGTTCCACATCAACATTGAAGAGGAAGATTGGCGACAGGCAATTCGCAACGTCGGCAGCCAATTGCTGGATTTTCACGTTGCCGATAACAACCGCAAACCTTGCGGGCAGGGACGTTATGACTGGGCGGAAGTCGTCGGCATTTTGAAAGAAATCAACTATCAGGGACCGATGACGGCGGAATTTGTGCTGCAAATGGATCGCACGCCATTGGCAAACGCCGGAAAAGGCATCAGTGAAATTGAAGCTTCCGCCGCCGATCTAAAATTCATTCAGGAACACGGCTCCGGTTTGGTCAGTGCAGCCGAATACGATGCCTGTGTCGAAGCCAACATCAAGCATCTGAAATCCGTGGGAGCATGA
- a CDS encoding carboxypeptidase regulatory-like domain-containing protein: MKRNLFVVTLLLCLLSIVPFASSFQTRTSSISGSIKDPKNAVIVGSQLTLTNEASGESRATVTDNEGKFKIESLPPGSYKLSVSRAGFKSVERIVSVEAGKIASIEIKLEVAETKAELTVGAKGAIAPNTEPNYRALRDGQPTETFSVSNLTLTRDVGVITLRSGNVSFLAPVLGRTAIGIFTGDGEINLTPAFWIEKDYLKFITGKESFTDSFNRAILVFTDETYQEIKKQGQTGSADSRAVDALKDFQKRTRRNTETPRSMTEAMLSGEDVENIEAELLNSLFNPKRAPFFNAYIFGKKYNDLRFMVRPDGVMPSLPAPEEVALIHLDPLGKEDGILYLAHLDRELKSGNAGSGEDKRIIDAENYKIETAIRGEKLTASAELTFKALADGDRVINFGLLPTLRVMRVTMSGNDLHFIQEKKNDDSAFYAILPEPTVKGRQYKMTIEYGGEKVLENAGGGSYFVRARTSWYPSVNAFTDRATFDLTFKVPNKYVLVSNGKLVKEAKEEDFAVTQWVSEIPLAVAGFNYGTFKKKSVVDDKTGYQIEGYATTEVPDYLKNSGIGGMAPSRLMDNTMIEAQNAIRIFNHWFSSAPYGRIAITQQPDFNFGQSWPSLVYLPLSAYLDSTQRWQLMGLNSGFTDFIQEVTSHEVAHQWWGHVVGWASFHDQWLSEGFADFSASLYLQATEPKLDKYLHFWDQSRKTILEKDQFGRRQTDVGPLWAGLRLSTAKSPGAYQKLVYPKGGYVLHMLRWMMYDRQTGDQKFQAMMQDFVKTHFNENASTESFKAVVEKHMLPTMDLDGDKTMNWFFMQWVYGTEIPRYKLEYSLTPDSDGKTLLTGKLTQSDVSPQFKMIVPIYLDFDGGKIFRLGSIAVQGSSTTNEFKVKLDQKPKRVLINYYNDVLATESTSVGK; encoded by the coding sequence ATGAAACGAAATCTGTTTGTTGTCACCTTGCTGCTTTGCCTTCTGAGCATTGTTCCGTTTGCCAGTAGTTTTCAAACCCGAACCAGTTCAATTTCAGGCAGCATCAAGGACCCGAAGAATGCCGTTATCGTCGGCTCGCAACTTACCCTTACCAATGAAGCCAGCGGAGAATCCCGCGCAACAGTTACTGATAATGAAGGCAAATTCAAAATCGAAAGTTTGCCTCCGGGCAGTTATAAACTCAGCGTCAGTCGTGCTGGCTTCAAAAGCGTCGAGCGAATCGTCAGCGTCGAAGCCGGCAAAATCGCATCCATCGAAATCAAACTAGAAGTCGCCGAAACCAAAGCCGAACTCACCGTTGGCGCAAAAGGCGCAATCGCGCCAAATACTGAGCCGAACTATCGTGCGTTGCGTGATGGGCAACCAACCGAAACGTTTTCGGTCAGCAATTTGACGCTTACGCGCGATGTGGGTGTGATCACGCTTCGTAGCGGCAACGTCAGCTTTCTCGCTCCTGTACTGGGCCGCACGGCGATAGGAATTTTCACGGGCGATGGTGAAATCAATCTGACACCAGCGTTCTGGATCGAAAAAGACTACCTGAAATTCATCACGGGCAAGGAAAGCTTCACGGATTCCTTCAACCGAGCGATTCTTGTCTTCACGGATGAAACGTACCAGGAAATCAAAAAGCAGGGGCAAACCGGTTCAGCGGATTCCCGTGCGGTTGATGCGCTGAAGGATTTTCAAAAGCGTACACGACGAAACACGGAAACTCCGCGCAGCATGACCGAAGCGATGTTATCGGGCGAAGATGTGGAAAACATCGAAGCCGAGTTGTTAAACAGTTTGTTCAACCCCAAACGAGCGCCGTTTTTTAACGCCTACATCTTCGGCAAAAAATACAACGACCTGCGATTTATGGTCAGGCCCGACGGCGTCATGCCCAGTTTGCCCGCGCCGGAAGAAGTCGCTCTGATTCATCTCGATCCGCTCGGCAAAGAAGACGGCATTCTTTATTTGGCTCATTTGGATCGCGAGTTGAAAAGCGGCAATGCCGGATCGGGCGAAGACAAACGAATTATTGACGCCGAGAACTACAAAATCGAAACGGCGATTCGCGGTGAAAAGCTGACTGCCAGCGCAGAACTGACCTTTAAGGCTTTGGCGGATGGCGACCGAGTTATCAACTTCGGCTTGCTGCCGACATTGCGCGTGATGCGCGTGACGATGAGCGGCAACGATCTTCATTTCATTCAAGAAAAGAAAAACGATGACAGCGCGTTTTACGCGATCCTGCCCGAACCCACCGTCAAAGGCCGCCAGTACAAAATGACGATTGAATACGGCGGCGAAAAGGTTTTGGAGAACGCGGGCGGAGGCAGCTATTTCGTTCGCGCCAGAACCAGTTGGTATCCCAGCGTCAATGCTTTCACTGATCGCGCCACGTTCGATCTGACCTTCAAAGTGCCAAACAAATACGTCCTGGTCAGCAATGGCAAATTGGTAAAAGAAGCCAAAGAGGAAGATTTCGCTGTCACACAGTGGGTGTCGGAAATTCCATTGGCGGTTGCGGGGTTTAATTACGGCACGTTCAAAAAGAAAAGTGTTGTTGACGACAAAACCGGCTATCAGATCGAAGGGTACGCAACGACAGAAGTGCCGGATTATCTGAAAAATTCCGGTATTGGAGGCATGGCGCCTTCCCGTCTGATGGACAACACAATGATTGAAGCGCAAAACGCCATCCGCATTTTCAATCATTGGTTTTCATCTGCACCTTATGGCCGCATTGCCATTACACAACAGCCGGATTTCAACTTCGGTCAATCCTGGCCAAGTCTGGTTTACCTGCCGCTGAGCGCTTATCTGGATTCGACGCAACGCTGGCAGTTGATGGGTCTGAATTCCGGGTTTACGGATTTCATTCAGGAAGTCACTTCGCACGAAGTTGCGCATCAATGGTGGGGACACGTTGTTGGTTGGGCTTCGTTCCACGACCAGTGGCTGAGTGAGGGGTTTGCGGATTTTTCAGCCAGTTTGTATTTGCAGGCCACAGAACCAAAGCTGGATAAGTATCTGCATTTTTGGGATCAAAGCCGTAAAACGATTTTGGAAAAAGATCAGTTTGGGCGGCGTCAGACCGATGTTGGCCCACTGTGGGCGGGATTGCGGCTCAGTACGGCCAAAAGCCCCGGCGCGTATCAAAAGCTGGTGTACCCCAAAGGTGGATATGTTCTGCACATGCTGCGCTGGATGATGTACGACCGCCAAACCGGCGATCAAAAATTCCAGGCAATGATGCAGGATTTCGTCAAAACCCATTTCAACGAAAATGCCTCGACAGAATCCTTCAAGGCGGTGGTGGAAAAACATATGCTGCCCACGATGGATTTGGACGGCGACAAAACGATGAACTGGTTTTTCATGCAGTGGGTTTACGGAACGGAAATTCCACGATACAAGCTGGAGTATTCCCTGACGCCGGACAGTGACGGGAAAACGTTGTTAACCGGCAAACTCACGCAAAGCGATGTGTCGCCTCAATTCAAAATGATCGTTCCCATCTACCTGGATTTTGATGGCGGAAAAATCTTCAGGCTGGGTTCAATCGCTGTTCAGGGAAGTTCAACAACCAACGAATTCAAGGTCAAGCTGGATCAAAAACCGAAACGCGTTTTGATCAACTATTACAACGATGTGCTGGCGACAGAAAGCACCAGCGTTGGCAAATAA
- the ffh gene encoding signal recognition particle protein, whose protein sequence is MFEALSDKLKKVIKDLRGESRLTPEHLDLAMREIRIALLEADVNFKVVKDFIERVKAKALGQEVLQQLSPGQQVIKIVNDEMIAMLGGTSSRLLFTQRRPNSVMIVGLQGSGKTTSTGKLSKWLYNNQSRNPLLVSVDVYRPAARDQLAVIGKAINIPVFEGAGINDPLELVKAARLHCEQVGFDTLMIDTAGRLHIDDALMEELQRIKAEMQPVETLFVADAMTGQDAVKSAKEFHDRVGITGVILTKMDGDARGGAALSIKEVTGQPIKFVGVGEKYDAWEPFYPDRIVSRILGMGDVLSLIEKVQAEVDEQKALELQEKMERNAFTLEDFRDQLSQMKKLGSLESILGMLPGEMFAGMPKMTPEMTAQMESEMKRTEAIINSMTPKERENHLIINLSRRRRIAMGSGTKVKDVDSLLKQYVEMKRMMQSLMGGEGMFGGLKGKVVRKLTGVGSRKKKDKKKKKRR, encoded by the coding sequence ATGTTCGAGGCACTATCAGACAAGCTCAAAAAGGTTATTAAGGACCTGCGCGGTGAAAGCCGCCTGACGCCGGAGCATTTGGATTTGGCGATGCGCGAAATACGCATTGCGCTGTTGGAAGCCGACGTCAATTTCAAGGTTGTCAAAGATTTTATTGAGCGGGTCAAAGCCAAAGCATTGGGTCAGGAAGTATTGCAACAGCTTTCGCCCGGCCAACAGGTCATCAAAATCGTCAACGACGAAATGATTGCGATGCTGGGCGGAACATCCAGCCGGTTGCTGTTCACGCAGCGCCGACCGAATTCGGTGATGATCGTCGGCTTGCAGGGGTCGGGAAAAACGACTTCGACCGGCAAACTGTCGAAATGGCTTTACAACAATCAAAGCCGCAATCCGCTGCTGGTTTCGGTGGACGTTTATCGCCCGGCGGCGCGCGATCAATTGGCGGTCATCGGCAAAGCGATCAACATTCCCGTTTTTGAAGGCGCGGGAATCAACGATCCGTTGGAATTGGTCAAAGCTGCGCGCTTGCATTGCGAACAGGTCGGCTTTGACACCTTGATGATTGACACCGCAGGTCGGCTGCACATTGATGACGCGTTGATGGAAGAGTTGCAGCGCATCAAAGCCGAAATGCAGCCCGTCGAAACGCTGTTCGTGGCCGATGCGATGACAGGGCAGGACGCGGTCAAAAGCGCCAAAGAGTTTCACGATCGCGTAGGCATTACCGGTGTCATTCTGACCAAAATGGATGGTGATGCTCGCGGAGGCGCGGCGCTTTCGATCAAGGAAGTTACCGGCCAACCGATCAAGTTCGTCGGCGTCGGTGAAAAGTACGATGCTTGGGAGCCGTTTTATCCGGATCGCATCGTGTCGCGCATTCTGGGAATGGGCGACGTGCTGTCGCTGATTGAAAAGGTTCAAGCCGAAGTTGACGAACAGAAGGCGCTTGAACTGCAGGAGAAGATGGAGCGGAACGCTTTCACCCTGGAAGATTTCCGCGACCAACTTTCGCAGATGAAAAAGCTGGGTTCCCTGGAAAGCATTTTAGGGATGCTGCCCGGCGAAATGTTTGCCGGAATGCCCAAAATGACGCCGGAAATGACGGCGCAAATGGAATCCGAGATGAAGCGCACCGAAGCGATCATCAATTCGATGACGCCGAAAGAGCGCGAAAATCATTTGATCATCAATCTTTCGCGCCGCCGCCGCATTGCGATGGGTAGCGGCACTAAGGTGAAAGATGTTGACAGCCTGTTAAAACAATACGTCGAAATGAAGCGCATGATGCAATCGCTGATGGGCGGCGAAGGCATGTTCGGCGGGTTGAAAGGCAAGGTTGTTCGCAAGCTGACAGGCGTCGGCTCGCGCAAAAAGAAAGACAAAAAGAAGAAAAAGAGAAGATAA
- a CDS encoding ComF family protein — MILTAGSILRQASSSLRDATLAMLFPFECRVCGAMIESWRDGVACANCWVETERRIERLKIEKNLCAKCGLSLQPLPQMNLTENRRCGMCEEMAFSFARACGVYDGALRESVLRLKLQPQISPHLRELLKVTANDLQEKLPSESIIPVPLHPERLAKRKFNQAEILAAELAGITGLPIDAASLIRAHHTEKHRAGMGARERARSLEKAFKVRAPRLIENKIVLLVDDVMTTGSTAHEIARTLLKKGAQSVNVLTLARAAASSFSL; from the coding sequence ATGATTCTGACTGCCGGTTCAATTCTTCGCCAAGCATCTTCATCGTTGCGTGATGCGACGTTGGCGATGCTCTTCCCGTTTGAATGTCGCGTATGCGGGGCGATGATCGAATCCTGGCGCGACGGAGTGGCTTGTGCCAATTGCTGGGTCGAAACAGAGCGCAGAATTGAACGATTAAAAATCGAGAAAAACCTTTGCGCGAAATGTGGACTGTCGCTTCAACCTTTACCGCAAATGAACTTGACTGAAAATCGTCGCTGCGGAATGTGCGAAGAGATGGCTTTCAGCTTTGCGCGCGCCTGCGGCGTTTATGATGGCGCACTGCGCGAAAGCGTGCTGCGGCTAAAACTGCAGCCTCAAATTTCGCCGCATCTGCGCGAATTGCTGAAAGTCACGGCAAATGACCTTCAAGAAAAACTTCCCAGCGAATCCATCATCCCGGTTCCGCTTCACCCGGAACGGTTGGCCAAACGCAAATTCAATCAAGCTGAAATCCTCGCTGCCGAATTGGCCGGAATCACTGGTTTGCCCATTGATGCCGCCAGTTTGATCCGCGCGCACCATACGGAAAAGCACCGGGCTGGAATGGGCGCACGTGAACGGGCGCGGTCATTGGAAAAGGCATTCAAAGTTCGCGCCCCTCGTTTGATCGAAAATAAAATCGTGTTGTTGGTTGATGACGTGATGACAACTGGCAGCACGGCGCACGAAATTGCCCGGACGCTGCTCAAGAAGGGGGCACAATCCGTCAATGTGCTCACCCTGGCTCGTGCAGCAGCCAGCAGCTTTTCCCTTTAG
- the rplS gene encoding 50S ribosomal protein L19: MNALSNVEQSYLKTNIPDFIPGDTVRVHVRIKESETKERLQAFEGVVIARKGSGVRETITVRKTSFGVGVERIFPLSATIVDHIEVVKRGRVRRAKLYYLRALRGKAARIRERDTRVQAANKAAAKAASKAD; this comes from the coding sequence ATGAATGCACTTAGTAATGTTGAACAGTCATATTTGAAAACGAATATCCCCGACTTCATACCGGGCGACACAGTGCGTGTCCACGTGCGAATCAAAGAAAGCGAAACGAAGGAACGCTTGCAGGCTTTTGAAGGGGTTGTCATCGCCCGCAAAGGCAGCGGCGTCCGGGAAACCATCACCGTTCGCAAAACTTCGTTCGGCGTCGGCGTCGAGCGCATTTTTCCGCTGAGCGCGACGATTGTTGACCATATTGAAGTCGTCAAACGTGGACGCGTCCGCCGCGCCAAACTCTATTACCTGCGCGCGCTACGCGGCAAAGCGGCTCGTATCCGGGAACGTGATACCCGCGTTCAGGCGGCCAACAAGGCCGCTGCCAAAGCTGCGTCAAAAGCTGATTAA